In Castor canadensis chromosome 11, mCasCan1.hap1v2, whole genome shotgun sequence, a single genomic region encodes these proteins:
- the Cdr2l gene encoding cerebellar degeneration-related protein 2-like isoform X1, whose translation MRRAAGMEDFSAEEEEPWYDQQDLEQDLHLAAELGKTLLERNKELEESLQQMYSTNEEQVQEIEYLTKQLDTLRQVNEQHAKVYEQLDLTARDLELTNQRLVLESKASQQKIHGLTETIERLQAQVEVLQAQVEQLRGLEQLRVRREKRERRRTIHTFPCLKELCTSPRCEDAFRLHSSSLELGPRPLEQENERLQTLVGVLRSQVSQERQRKERAEREYTAVLQEYTELERQLCDMEGCRLRVQELEAELLELQQMKQAKTYLLGRDDHLAEALLAPLAQAPEADDPQPGSGGDSGAQDDVSSPATSPSHAVRKSCSDTALNAIVAKDPASRHAGNLTLHANSVRRRGMSILREVDEQYHALLEKYEELLSKCRQHGAGVRHAGVQTSRPISRDSSWRDLRGGEEGLGEAKAGEKSLSQHVEAVDKRLEQSQPEYKALFKEIFARIQKTKADIDATKVKTHSSK comes from the exons ATGCGGAGAGCGGCCGGGATGGAGGACTTCTCCGCAGAGGAAGAGGAGCCCTGGTACGACCAGCAGGACCTGGAGCAGG ACTTGCACCTGGCCGCGGAGCTGGGGAAGACCCTGCTGGAGAGGAACAAGGAGCTGGAGGAGTCCCTGCAGCAGATGTACTCCACCAATGAGGAGCAAGTGCAGGAGATCGAG TACCTGACCAAGCAGCTTGACACACTGCGGCAGGTGAATGAGCAGCATGCAAAAGTGTACGAGCAGCTGGATCTGACCGCCCGAGACCTAGAACTGACCAACCAGAGGCTGGTGCTGGAGAGTAAGGCTTCCCAGCAGAAGATCCATGG GCTGACAGAGACCATTGAGCGCCTTCAGGCTCAGGTAGAGGTGCTTCAAGCCCAGGTGGAGCAGCTGCGGGGCCTGGAGCAGCTGCGGGTGCGCCGGGAGAAGCGGGAGCGTAGGCGGACCATCCACACCTTCCCCTGCCTCAAGGAACTGTGCACCAGCCCCCG GTGTGAGGATGCCTTCCGCCTGCATAGTTCCTCGCTGGAGCTGGGCCCTCGGCCCCTGGAGCAGGAGAACGAGCGACTGCAGACCTTGGTGGGGGTGCTGCGTTCCCAGGTGAGCCAGGAGCGGCAGCGCAAGGAGCGGGCGGAGCGCGAGTACACGGCGGTGCTGCAGGAGTACACGGAGCTGGAGCGACAGCTGTGCGACATGGAAGGCTGCCGCCTGCGCGTGCAGGAGCTGGAGGCCGAGCTGCTGGAGCTGCAGCAGATGAAGCAAGCCAAGACCTACCTGCTGGGCCGGGACGACCACCTGGCTGAGGCCCTGCTGGCACCCCTTGCCCAGGCTCCTGAGGCTGATGACCCGCAACCGGGCAGTGGGGGAGACTCTGGTGCCCAAGACGATGTCTCCTCGCCTGCTACCTCCCCGAGCCACGCAGTGCGCAAGAGCTGCAGTGACACTGCGCTCAACGCCATTGTGGCCAAAGACCCAGCCAGCCGGCACGCGGGCAACCTCACGCTGCACGCCAACAGCGTGCGCCGGCGGGGTATGTCCATCCTGCGCGAGGTGGACGAGCAGTACCACGCGCTGCTGGAGAAGTACGAGGAGCTGCTAAGCAAGTGCCGGCAGCACGGGGCCGGGGTGCGGCACGCGGGCGTGCAGACCTCTCGGCCCATCTCCCGGGACAGCTCGTGGAGGGACCTGCGGGGGGGCGAGGAGGGCCTGGGGGAGGCCAAGGCTGGAGAGAAGAGCCTGAGCCAGCACGTGGAGGCCGTGGACAAGCGGCTAGAGCAGAGCCAGCCCGAATACAAGGCCCTCTTCAAGGAGATCTTTGCCAGGATCCAGAAGACCAAGGCCGACATCGATGCCACCAAAGTCAAGACGCACAGCAGCAAGTGA
- the Cdr2l gene encoding cerebellar degeneration-related protein 2-like isoform X2 encodes MRRAAGMEDFSAEEEEPWYDQQDLEQDLHLAAELGKTLLERNKELEESLQQMYSTNEEQVQEIEVNEQHAKVYEQLDLTARDLELTNQRLVLESKASQQKIHGLTETIERLQAQVEVLQAQVEQLRGLEQLRVRREKRERRRTIHTFPCLKELCTSPRCEDAFRLHSSSLELGPRPLEQENERLQTLVGVLRSQVSQERQRKERAEREYTAVLQEYTELERQLCDMEGCRLRVQELEAELLELQQMKQAKTYLLGRDDHLAEALLAPLAQAPEADDPQPGSGGDSGAQDDVSSPATSPSHAVRKSCSDTALNAIVAKDPASRHAGNLTLHANSVRRRGMSILREVDEQYHALLEKYEELLSKCRQHGAGVRHAGVQTSRPISRDSSWRDLRGGEEGLGEAKAGEKSLSQHVEAVDKRLEQSQPEYKALFKEIFARIQKTKADIDATKVKTHSSK; translated from the exons ATGCGGAGAGCGGCCGGGATGGAGGACTTCTCCGCAGAGGAAGAGGAGCCCTGGTACGACCAGCAGGACCTGGAGCAGG ACTTGCACCTGGCCGCGGAGCTGGGGAAGACCCTGCTGGAGAGGAACAAGGAGCTGGAGGAGTCCCTGCAGCAGATGTACTCCACCAATGAGGAGCAAGTGCAGGAGATCGAG GTGAATGAGCAGCATGCAAAAGTGTACGAGCAGCTGGATCTGACCGCCCGAGACCTAGAACTGACCAACCAGAGGCTGGTGCTGGAGAGTAAGGCTTCCCAGCAGAAGATCCATGG GCTGACAGAGACCATTGAGCGCCTTCAGGCTCAGGTAGAGGTGCTTCAAGCCCAGGTGGAGCAGCTGCGGGGCCTGGAGCAGCTGCGGGTGCGCCGGGAGAAGCGGGAGCGTAGGCGGACCATCCACACCTTCCCCTGCCTCAAGGAACTGTGCACCAGCCCCCG GTGTGAGGATGCCTTCCGCCTGCATAGTTCCTCGCTGGAGCTGGGCCCTCGGCCCCTGGAGCAGGAGAACGAGCGACTGCAGACCTTGGTGGGGGTGCTGCGTTCCCAGGTGAGCCAGGAGCGGCAGCGCAAGGAGCGGGCGGAGCGCGAGTACACGGCGGTGCTGCAGGAGTACACGGAGCTGGAGCGACAGCTGTGCGACATGGAAGGCTGCCGCCTGCGCGTGCAGGAGCTGGAGGCCGAGCTGCTGGAGCTGCAGCAGATGAAGCAAGCCAAGACCTACCTGCTGGGCCGGGACGACCACCTGGCTGAGGCCCTGCTGGCACCCCTTGCCCAGGCTCCTGAGGCTGATGACCCGCAACCGGGCAGTGGGGGAGACTCTGGTGCCCAAGACGATGTCTCCTCGCCTGCTACCTCCCCGAGCCACGCAGTGCGCAAGAGCTGCAGTGACACTGCGCTCAACGCCATTGTGGCCAAAGACCCAGCCAGCCGGCACGCGGGCAACCTCACGCTGCACGCCAACAGCGTGCGCCGGCGGGGTATGTCCATCCTGCGCGAGGTGGACGAGCAGTACCACGCGCTGCTGGAGAAGTACGAGGAGCTGCTAAGCAAGTGCCGGCAGCACGGGGCCGGGGTGCGGCACGCGGGCGTGCAGACCTCTCGGCCCATCTCCCGGGACAGCTCGTGGAGGGACCTGCGGGGGGGCGAGGAGGGCCTGGGGGAGGCCAAGGCTGGAGAGAAGAGCCTGAGCCAGCACGTGGAGGCCGTGGACAAGCGGCTAGAGCAGAGCCAGCCCGAATACAAGGCCCTCTTCAAGGAGATCTTTGCCAGGATCCAGAAGACCAAGGCCGACATCGATGCCACCAAAGTCAAGACGCACAGCAGCAAGTGA
- the Hid1 gene encoding protein HID1 isoform X1 produces MGSADSKLNFRKAVIQLTTKTQPVEATDDAFWDQFWADTATSVQDVFALVPAAEIRAVREESPSNLATLCYKAVEKLVQGAESGCHSEEEKQVVLNCSRLLTRVLPYIFEDPDWRGFFWSTVPGAGRGGQGEEDDENARPLAESLLLAIADLLFCPDFTVQSHRRSTVDSAEDVHSLDSCEYIWEAGVGFAHSPQPNYIHDMNRMELLKLLLTCFSEAMYLPPAPESGNTNPWVQFFCSTENRHALPLFTSLLNTVCAYDPVGYGIPYNHLLFSDYREPLVEEAAQVLIVTLDHDSATSTGPTVDGTTTGTAMDDADPPGPENLFVNYLSRIHREEDFQFILKGIARLLSNPLLQTYLPNSTKKIQFHQELLVLFWKLCDFNKKFLFFVLKSSDVLDILVPILYFLNDARADQSRVGLMHIGVFILLLLSGERNFGVRLNKPYSVRVPMDIPVFTGTHADLLIVVFHKLITSGHQRLQPLFDCLLTIVVNVSPYLKSLSMVTANKLLHLLEAFSTTWFLFSAAQNHHLVFFLLEVFNNIIQYQFDGNSNLVYAIIRKRGVFHQLANLPTDLPTIHKALQRRRRTPEPLSRTGSQEGTSMEGSRPAAPAEPGTLKASLVATPGIDKLTEKSQVSEDGTLRSLEPEHQQSSAESSPVKGEPSQAWREQRRLSSSSASGQWNPTSDWVLSWKSKLPLQTIMRLLQVLVPQVEKICIDKGLTDESEILRFLQHGTLVGLLPVPHPILIRKYQANSGTAMWFRTYMWGVIYLRNVDPPIWYDTDVKLFEIQRV; encoded by the exons ATGGGGTCTGCAGACTCCAAGCTGAACTTCCGGAAGGCAGTGATCCAGCTCACAACCAAGACGCAG CCTGTGGAAGCCACCGATGATGCCTTTTGGGACCAGTTCTGGGCAGACACAGCCACCTCGGTGCAGGATGTCTTTGCATTGGTGCCTGCAGCAGAGATCCGGGCAGTGCGGGAGGAGTCACCCTCCAACCTGGCCACCCTGTGCTACAAG GCAGTGGAGAAGCTGGTGCAGGGGGCCGAGAGTGGCTGCCACTCGGAGGAGGAGAAGCAGGTTGTCCTGAACTGCAGTCGCCTGCTCACCCGTGTGCTGCCCTACATCTTTGAGGACCCTGACTGGAGGGGCTTCTTCTGGTCCACAGTGCCTGGGGCAGGGCGAGGAGGG CAGGGTGAGGAGGACGATGAGAATGCACGGCCTCTGGCCGAGTCCCTGCTCCTGGCCATCGCAGACCTGCTCTTCTGCCCAGACTTCACAGTCCAGAGCCACCGGCGAAGCACTGTG GACTCAGCAGAGGATGTTCACTCCCTGGACAGCTGTGAATACATCTGGGAGGCTGGTGTGGGCTTTGCTCACTCCCCCCAGCCTAACTATATTCATGACATGAACCG gatGGAGCTGCTGAAATTGCTTCTGACCTGCTTCTCTGAGGCCATGTACCTGCCCCCAGCTCCAGAAAGTGGCAACACCAACCCGTGGGTTCAGTTCTTTTGTTCCACAGAGAACAG ACACGCACTGCCCCTTTTCACCTCCCTCCTCAACACCGTGTGTGCCTATGACCCTGTGGGCTATGGGATTCCCTACAATCACCTGCTGTTCTCCGACTACCGGGAGCCCCTGGTGGAGGAGGCTGCCCAGGTGCTCATCGTCACCTTGGACCATGACAGTGCCACCAGCACTGGCCCCACTGTGGATGGCACCACCACAGGCACTGCCATGGATGATGCTGAT CCTCCAGGACCTGAGAACCTGTTTGTGAATTACCTGTCCCGTATTCACCGTGAGGAG GACTTCCAGTTTATCCTCAAGGGCATAGCCCGGCTACTGTCCAACCCCCTGCTCCAGACCTACCTGCCCAACTCCACTAAGAAGATCCAGTTCCACCAAGAGCTGCTGGTTCTCTTCTGGAAGCTCTGTGACTTCAACAAG AAATTCCTCTTCTTTGTGCTGAAGAGCAGTGATGTGTTGGATATCCTGGTCCCCATCCTCTACTTCCTCAATGATGCCCGCGCAGATCAGT CTCGGGTGGGCCTGATGCACATTGGGGTCTTCATTCTGTTGCTTCTGAGTGGGGAGCGGAACTTCGGGGTGCGGCTGAACAAGCCCTACTCAGTGCGTGTGCCTATGGACATCCCCGTCTTCACGGGCACTCACGCCGACCTGCTCATTGTG GTGTTTCATAAGCTCATCACCAGCGGCCACCAGCGGCTGCAGCCCCTCTTTGACTGCCTGCTCACCATCGTGGTCAACG TGTCACCCTACCTCAAGAGCCTTTCCATGGTGACGGCCAATAAGCTGCTGCACCTGCTAGAGGCCTTCTCTACCACCTGGTTCCTCTTCTCTGCTGCCCAGAACCACCACCTGGTCTTCTTCCTCCTGGAGGTCTTCAACAACATCATCCAGTACCAGTTTGATG GCAACTCCAACCTGGTCTATGCCATCATTCGTAAGCGTGGTGTCTTCCACCAGCTGGCCAACCTGCCCACAGATCTGCCCACCATCCACAAGGCTCTCCAGAGGCGCCGGCGGACACCTGAGCCCCTGTCCCGCACAGGCTCTCAGGAAGGCACCTCCATGGAGGGCTCCCGCCCCGCCGCCCCTGCAGAGCCTGGTAccctcaaggccagcctggtggCTACCCCAG GCATTGACAAACTGACAGAGAAGTCCCAGGTGTCAGAAGATGGCACCTTGCGATCCCTGGAGCCTGAACACCAGCAGAGCTCAGCTGAAAGCAGCCCAGTCAAGGGG GAACCCAGCCAGGCCTGGAGGGAGCAGCGTCGACTGTCCAGCTCGTCAGCCAGTGGCCAGTGGAACCCAACATCAGATTGG GTCCTCTCCTGGAAATCCAAGCTGCCGCTGCAGACCATCATGAGGTTACTGCAGGTGCTGGTTCCCCAGGTGGAGAAGATTTGCATTGACAA GGGTCTGACAGATGAATCGGAGATCCTGAGGTTCCTGCAGCATGGCACCCTGGTGGGGCTGCTGCCCGTACCCCACCCTATCCTCATCCGCAAGTACCAGGCCAACTCGGGCACTGCTATGTGGTTCCGCACCTACATGTGGGGTGTCATCTACCTGAG GAACGTGGACCCACCCATCTGGTATGACACTGACGTGAAGCTGTTTGAGATCCAGCGGGTGTGA
- the Hid1 gene encoding protein HID1 isoform X2 gives MGSADSKLNFRKAVIQLTTKTQPVEATDDAFWDQFWADTATSVQDVFALVPAAEIRAVREESPSNLATLCYKAVEKLVQGAESGCHSEEEKQVVLNCSRLLTRVLPYIFEDPDWRGFFWSTVPGAGRGGGEEDDENARPLAESLLLAIADLLFCPDFTVQSHRRSTVDSAEDVHSLDSCEYIWEAGVGFAHSPQPNYIHDMNRMELLKLLLTCFSEAMYLPPAPESGNTNPWVQFFCSTENRHALPLFTSLLNTVCAYDPVGYGIPYNHLLFSDYREPLVEEAAQVLIVTLDHDSATSTGPTVDGTTTGTAMDDADPPGPENLFVNYLSRIHREEDFQFILKGIARLLSNPLLQTYLPNSTKKIQFHQELLVLFWKLCDFNKKFLFFVLKSSDVLDILVPILYFLNDARADQSRVGLMHIGVFILLLLSGERNFGVRLNKPYSVRVPMDIPVFTGTHADLLIVVFHKLITSGHQRLQPLFDCLLTIVVNVSPYLKSLSMVTANKLLHLLEAFSTTWFLFSAAQNHHLVFFLLEVFNNIIQYQFDGNSNLVYAIIRKRGVFHQLANLPTDLPTIHKALQRRRRTPEPLSRTGSQEGTSMEGSRPAAPAEPGTLKASLVATPGIDKLTEKSQVSEDGTLRSLEPEHQQSSAESSPVKGEPSQAWREQRRLSSSSASGQWNPTSDWVLSWKSKLPLQTIMRLLQVLVPQVEKICIDKGLTDESEILRFLQHGTLVGLLPVPHPILIRKYQANSGTAMWFRTYMWGVIYLRNVDPPIWYDTDVKLFEIQRV, from the exons ATGGGGTCTGCAGACTCCAAGCTGAACTTCCGGAAGGCAGTGATCCAGCTCACAACCAAGACGCAG CCTGTGGAAGCCACCGATGATGCCTTTTGGGACCAGTTCTGGGCAGACACAGCCACCTCGGTGCAGGATGTCTTTGCATTGGTGCCTGCAGCAGAGATCCGGGCAGTGCGGGAGGAGTCACCCTCCAACCTGGCCACCCTGTGCTACAAG GCAGTGGAGAAGCTGGTGCAGGGGGCCGAGAGTGGCTGCCACTCGGAGGAGGAGAAGCAGGTTGTCCTGAACTGCAGTCGCCTGCTCACCCGTGTGCTGCCCTACATCTTTGAGGACCCTGACTGGAGGGGCTTCTTCTGGTCCACAGTGCCTGGGGCAGGGCGAGGAGGG GGTGAGGAGGACGATGAGAATGCACGGCCTCTGGCCGAGTCCCTGCTCCTGGCCATCGCAGACCTGCTCTTCTGCCCAGACTTCACAGTCCAGAGCCACCGGCGAAGCACTGTG GACTCAGCAGAGGATGTTCACTCCCTGGACAGCTGTGAATACATCTGGGAGGCTGGTGTGGGCTTTGCTCACTCCCCCCAGCCTAACTATATTCATGACATGAACCG gatGGAGCTGCTGAAATTGCTTCTGACCTGCTTCTCTGAGGCCATGTACCTGCCCCCAGCTCCAGAAAGTGGCAACACCAACCCGTGGGTTCAGTTCTTTTGTTCCACAGAGAACAG ACACGCACTGCCCCTTTTCACCTCCCTCCTCAACACCGTGTGTGCCTATGACCCTGTGGGCTATGGGATTCCCTACAATCACCTGCTGTTCTCCGACTACCGGGAGCCCCTGGTGGAGGAGGCTGCCCAGGTGCTCATCGTCACCTTGGACCATGACAGTGCCACCAGCACTGGCCCCACTGTGGATGGCACCACCACAGGCACTGCCATGGATGATGCTGAT CCTCCAGGACCTGAGAACCTGTTTGTGAATTACCTGTCCCGTATTCACCGTGAGGAG GACTTCCAGTTTATCCTCAAGGGCATAGCCCGGCTACTGTCCAACCCCCTGCTCCAGACCTACCTGCCCAACTCCACTAAGAAGATCCAGTTCCACCAAGAGCTGCTGGTTCTCTTCTGGAAGCTCTGTGACTTCAACAAG AAATTCCTCTTCTTTGTGCTGAAGAGCAGTGATGTGTTGGATATCCTGGTCCCCATCCTCTACTTCCTCAATGATGCCCGCGCAGATCAGT CTCGGGTGGGCCTGATGCACATTGGGGTCTTCATTCTGTTGCTTCTGAGTGGGGAGCGGAACTTCGGGGTGCGGCTGAACAAGCCCTACTCAGTGCGTGTGCCTATGGACATCCCCGTCTTCACGGGCACTCACGCCGACCTGCTCATTGTG GTGTTTCATAAGCTCATCACCAGCGGCCACCAGCGGCTGCAGCCCCTCTTTGACTGCCTGCTCACCATCGTGGTCAACG TGTCACCCTACCTCAAGAGCCTTTCCATGGTGACGGCCAATAAGCTGCTGCACCTGCTAGAGGCCTTCTCTACCACCTGGTTCCTCTTCTCTGCTGCCCAGAACCACCACCTGGTCTTCTTCCTCCTGGAGGTCTTCAACAACATCATCCAGTACCAGTTTGATG GCAACTCCAACCTGGTCTATGCCATCATTCGTAAGCGTGGTGTCTTCCACCAGCTGGCCAACCTGCCCACAGATCTGCCCACCATCCACAAGGCTCTCCAGAGGCGCCGGCGGACACCTGAGCCCCTGTCCCGCACAGGCTCTCAGGAAGGCACCTCCATGGAGGGCTCCCGCCCCGCCGCCCCTGCAGAGCCTGGTAccctcaaggccagcctggtggCTACCCCAG GCATTGACAAACTGACAGAGAAGTCCCAGGTGTCAGAAGATGGCACCTTGCGATCCCTGGAGCCTGAACACCAGCAGAGCTCAGCTGAAAGCAGCCCAGTCAAGGGG GAACCCAGCCAGGCCTGGAGGGAGCAGCGTCGACTGTCCAGCTCGTCAGCCAGTGGCCAGTGGAACCCAACATCAGATTGG GTCCTCTCCTGGAAATCCAAGCTGCCGCTGCAGACCATCATGAGGTTACTGCAGGTGCTGGTTCCCCAGGTGGAGAAGATTTGCATTGACAA GGGTCTGACAGATGAATCGGAGATCCTGAGGTTCCTGCAGCATGGCACCCTGGTGGGGCTGCTGCCCGTACCCCACCCTATCCTCATCCGCAAGTACCAGGCCAACTCGGGCACTGCTATGTGGTTCCGCACCTACATGTGGGGTGTCATCTACCTGAG GAACGTGGACCCACCCATCTGGTATGACACTGACGTGAAGCTGTTTGAGATCCAGCGGGTGTGA